In Microcaecilia unicolor chromosome 1, aMicUni1.1, whole genome shotgun sequence, the following are encoded in one genomic region:
- the LOC115460300 gene encoding gastrula zinc finger protein XlCGF57.1-like gives MHRTELSLAPWTQDMAGGDCLQMRVTFEDVAVSFSQEEWEYLDEGQKELYMEVMEENLELLTSVNSLVAQPEQMQELYVTDQHDMGLRGTLLSPYVEGGAGLGMGQKEEPQFWETPREGSVVSLPFSCMDLSNPGEIQQTVVGRKPWRGSKGGVEFRCPVCDKTFSEKGALRRHQKLHMQMRPYPCTECDKSFTQKNHLIDHQRTHTGERPYSCTECGKRFYYKQHLVGHQRIHTGEKLFSCSFCGMKFNHKGNYQTHYRLHTGERPFSCAECGKSFNRKADLIIHDRMHRGEKPFSCTECGKSFYVKKELRRHQKIHAREKSFECPECGKACTYKGHLGIHMQTHSTERPFSCTECGKSYAGRMHLIAHQRMHMGEKPFSCTECGKSYSGKPSLKFHQRIHSGEKPFECSECGKTFLCKNSLMKHMLIHTGERPFKCGICGQTFIQKPNLDRHMRIHTGDGPYICTVCGGGFLKTYNLVRHQRIHESQKMSGRNGDLSADADPTDGRRRRRRRRKDPNGQVIKTIRKDHTYSRKYVERRQQPLLMPHLAPGGLQEEGTLTGDERLIMANQDSGCTRWIVA, from the exons atgcgggtgacgtttgaggacgtcgctgtctctttctcccaggaggagtgggagtatttagatgaagggcagaaggagctttacatgGAGGTGATGGAGGAGAATTTGGAGCTGCTGACATCTGTCA ATTCACTAGTGGCCCAGCCGGAGCAGATGCAGGAGCTGTACGTGACGGACCAGCATGACATGGGATTGAGAGGGACTCTGCTGAGCCCCTACGTAG AGGGTGGAGCTGGACTTGGAATGGGGCAGAAAGAGGAGCCGCAGTTCTGGGAGACACCAAGAGAAGGCAGTGTAGTTTCTCTGCCATTTTCCTGCATGGATCTGAGTAATCCAGGAGAAATCCAACAAACTGTCGTTGGGAGAAAGCCCTGGAGAGGGTCCAAGGGAGGCGTGGAATTCAGGTGTCCTGTGTGTGACAAAACGTTCAGTGAGAAGGGGGCTCTGAGACGCCATCAGAAGCTGCACATGCAGATGAGACCGTACCCGTGCACTGAGTGTGACAAAAGCTTCACCCAGAAGAACCACCTTATAGATCACCAGAGGACCCACACGGGGGAGAGGCCGTACTCCTGTACGGAGTGTGGGAAAAGATTTTATTACAAGCAGCACTTGGTTGGCCAccaaagaatccacacaggggaAAAACTCTTTTCCTGTAGCTTTTGTGGCATGAAGTTTAACCATAAGGGGAATTACCAGACACACTACCGACTTCACACCGGAGAGAGACCTTTTTCATGTGCTGAATGTGGGAAGAGCTTCAATCGGAAAGCTGATCTCATCATCCATGACAGGATGCACCGGGGAGAGAAACCATTCTCCTGTACTGAATGCGGCAAAAGCTTTTATGTGAAGAAAGAGCTTCGAAGACATCAGAAAATTCATGCCAGGGAGAAATCATTTGAGTGCCCCGAATGTGGTAAAGCCTGTACTTATAAAGGACATTTAGGAATCCACATGCAGACACACAGCACAGAGAGGCCATTTTCTTGTACAGAATGTGGCAAGAGCTACGCTGGTAGAATGCACCTCATTGCCCATCAGCGGATGCACATGGGAGAAAAACCATTTTCATGTACGGAGTGTGGGAAGAGCTATAGTGGAAAGCCCAGCCTTAAGTTCCACCAGAGAATTCACagtggagagaaaccatttgagTGTAGTGAATGTGGAAAAACCTTTCTCTGTAAGAACTCTCTCATGAAGCACATGTTAATCCACACCGGGGAGAGACCATTTAAATGTGGGATATGTGGGCAGACCTTCATCCAGAAGCCAAATCTGGACAGACACATGAGAATCCACACCGGGGATGGGCCATACATTTGTACGGTATGTGGAGGTGGCTTCTTGAAGACCTACAACCTTGTCCGGCACCAGAGGATCCATGAAAGCCAGAAAATGTCCGGCAGGAATGGTGATCTCTCTGCAGACGCAGATCCAACAGACGGTCGTAGGAGGCGTAGGAGGAGACGCAAGGACCCGAACGGGCAGGTAATTAAAACCATCAGGAAGGATCATACATACAGTCGGAAATATGTTGAACGTCGTCAACAGCCTCTTCTAATGCCTCACCTCGCCCCGGGAGGGCTGCAGGAAGAGGGGACACTGACAGGGGATGAGAGACTGATAATGGCCAATCAGGATAGTGGATGCACCCGGTGGATCGTTGCATGA